One Acidobacteriota bacterium genomic window carries:
- a CDS encoding SMP-30/gluconolactonase/LRE family protein, which yields MDSVSIAIVGCGSFGQHMADLLARIPCLKIASVCDPDEEKSLPLGRRLGVPAHASFRRCLEDSQAAAVALFTPNHLHAPMAIAAAEAGKHIFCEKPMAMNVAECYAMIEAAEAGGVKLMVGHKRRLRPQYAKMAEIVRGQRYGRPLAVQVNGFYGRELWDWWTRRETGGGLLFHAGVHDLDFLRHACGEVGTVFARSPVKTHHGTDFEDALALLIQFESGTVATLQVSPLSPQRTFRQAFGVHFVLERGDLIYDPAETTVTVQGRGEPVQRFQFDNAAGFEQAYRTELESFAAWVSRDAEPVLTGWDGLRCVEIMEAAQLSAYSGRQVQLPLPPTQARQEWLGTPALTREMPEPTLFARGLSMAEGPAFDRQGHLYVANCRARHLSRISPGGQVSHFLSTGGKPQGVVVAPEGHLFISDNQKRMIFRADAGGGLEEFCGRYRDGSRLRGPNEIALGPDGRIYFTDPGRAWRGRSEGALSRVDGTGRAELLADGLEFTNGLDFTPDGKEICVVETTTGKVLRAALAADGTLAEPLREFVRFEGSVGPDGIRFAASGNLYVTLFGRGQVAVVNPEGQVIDRLRVPGLFPTNVIFLGRSLLVCEGQTAAIWKLEVGEEGVPTYSQRVWEGG from the coding sequence ATGGATAGCGTGTCGATTGCGATCGTGGGATGCGGCAGCTTCGGGCAGCACATGGCGGATCTGCTGGCAAGGATTCCTTGCCTGAAGATCGCTTCGGTCTGCGATCCGGACGAGGAGAAATCCCTGCCCCTGGGCCGGCGCCTCGGGGTGCCCGCCCATGCCTCTTTCCGGCGTTGCCTGGAGGATAGCCAGGCGGCAGCGGTGGCGCTGTTCACTCCCAACCACCTGCACGCCCCCATGGCCATCGCCGCCGCCGAAGCCGGGAAGCACATCTTCTGTGAAAAGCCCATGGCCATGAACGTGGCCGAGTGCTACGCCATGATCGAGGCCGCCGAGGCCGGTGGAGTGAAGCTGATGGTGGGCCACAAGCGGCGGCTGCGCCCCCAGTACGCCAAGATGGCCGAGATTGTCCGCGGTCAGCGCTACGGCAGGCCCCTGGCGGTGCAGGTCAACGGGTTCTACGGCCGGGAGCTCTGGGACTGGTGGACCCGCAGGGAGACCGGTGGGGGGCTGCTGTTTCACGCTGGGGTCCACGACCTGGATTTCCTGCGGCACGCCTGCGGCGAGGTCGGAACCGTCTTTGCCCGCAGTCCGGTCAAGACCCACCACGGCACCGATTTCGAGGACGCCCTGGCGCTCCTGATTCAGTTCGAATCGGGCACGGTGGCGACCCTGCAGGTCAGTCCCCTTTCTCCTCAGCGGACCTTCCGCCAGGCCTTCGGGGTCCACTTCGTACTGGAACGGGGAGACCTCATCTACGATCCGGCCGAAACCACGGTGACCGTGCAGGGCAGGGGAGAGCCGGTCCAAAGGTTTCAGTTCGACAATGCGGCCGGCTTCGAACAGGCCTACCGCACCGAGTTGGAGAGCTTTGCCGCCTGGGTGAGCCGGGATGCCGAGCCGGTGCTGACCGGTTGGGACGGCTTGCGCTGCGTCGAGATCATGGAGGCTGCCCAACTCTCGGCCTACAGCGGCAGGCAGGTGCAGCTTCCCCTCCCCCCAACCCAGGCCCGACAAGAGTGGTTGGGGACGCCTGCCCTGACCCGGGAAATGCCGGAGCCGACACTCTTCGCCCGGGGGCTCTCCATGGCCGAGGGTCCGGCCTTCGACCGGCAGGGTCATCTGTATGTGGCCAACTGCCGGGCCCGGCATCTCTCCAGGATTTCCCCCGGCGGGCAAGTCAGCCACTTCCTCTCCACGGGAGGAAAGCCTCAAGGGGTGGTGGTCGCCCCGGAAGGACATCTGTTCATCAGCGACAATCAAAAGCGCATGATCTTCCGGGCCGATGCCGGCGGCGGGCTGGAAGAGTTCTGTGGCCGCTACCGGGACGGCAGCCGGCTGCGGGGGCCCAACGAGATCGCCCTGGGGCCCGATGGGCGGATCTACTTCACCGACCCCGGCAGGGCCTGGCGCGGCCGGTCGGAGGGAGCCCTCTCCCGGGTGGATGGGACGGGTCGGGCCGAGTTGCTGGCGGACGGGCTGGAGTTCACCAACGGATTGGACTTCACCCCTGACGGCAAGGAGATCTGCGTGGTGGAAACAACCACCGGGAAAGTGCTGCGGGCGGCCTTGGCTGCCGACGGAACCCTGGCCGAGCCGCTACGCGAGTTCGTTCGCTTCGAGGGCAGCGTCGGACCCGACGGGATCCGCTTTGCCGCCAGCGGTAACCTCTACGTGACGCTCTTCGGGCGGGGCCAGGTGGCGGTGGTGAATCCCGAGGGGCAGGTGATCGACCGCCTGCGGGTGCCGGGCCTGTTCCCCACCAACGTCATCTTCCTGGGGCGTTCACTGCTGGTCTGCGAGGGGCAGACCGCGGCCATCTGGAAGCTCGAGGTGGGGGAAGAGGGGGTTCCCACCTATTCCCAGAGAGTGTGGGAGGGAGGGTGA
- a CDS encoding ABC transporter permease, with the protein MTAHKLVFTNVIHRPVRAFVSVLAISLEVMLILLVIGVSNGMIEDNADRQKNIGADVIVRPANAPPLFFTTGSTIIPEAVAETLARLDSVRSVTPILYLAQLKGGWRTVYGIDLPSFEAVAGNLEFLEGRGFSGPESREAIVDDLHARSNGLAVGDRFDLKGQSFQVVGIYRNGIGGRVYVPIRSLQTITDKAGQASTFLAKLYDSEQLQAAMAQMRDLVPNINVTSMREWVSLLRNGRPPAYGTFLTGVVGVAISIGSFACFLSMYTTIAERTREIGILKSLGARKGYIVNLVMMEIVVLCLTGLLAGFLLTFLGLQVLRYLYPAQILLIPPLWVALTVLFVSASGIIGGLYPALKAAGSDPVKALSYE; encoded by the coding sequence ATGACAGCCCATAAATTAGTCTTCACCAACGTCATACACCGCCCCGTCCGGGCCTTCGTCAGCGTTCTGGCCATCAGCCTCGAAGTCATGCTGATCCTGTTGGTGATCGGTGTCTCCAACGGCATGATTGAAGACAACGCCGACCGCCAGAAGAACATCGGCGCCGATGTAATCGTTCGGCCGGCCAATGCGCCCCCGCTCTTCTTTACCACCGGCAGCACCATCATCCCCGAGGCCGTGGCCGAGACCCTGGCCCGGCTGGATTCGGTACGGTCGGTGACGCCCATTCTCTACCTGGCTCAACTGAAGGGAGGCTGGAGGACCGTCTACGGCATCGACCTGCCGAGCTTCGAGGCCGTGGCCGGCAACCTGGAATTCCTGGAGGGCCGCGGCTTCAGCGGGCCGGAATCGCGGGAAGCCATCGTCGACGACCTGCACGCCAGATCGAACGGCCTGGCCGTGGGCGATCGCTTCGACCTGAAGGGCCAGTCGTTCCAGGTGGTGGGCATCTACCGTAACGGCATCGGGGGCCGAGTCTACGTTCCCATCAGGAGCCTGCAAACCATCACGGACAAGGCCGGTCAGGCCTCCACCTTTCTGGCCAAGCTCTACGATTCCGAGCAGTTGCAGGCAGCCATGGCCCAGATGCGAGACCTGGTTCCCAACATCAACGTCACCTCCATGCGGGAGTGGGTCTCCCTGCTGAGAAACGGTCGACCTCCCGCTTACGGCACGTTCCTGACCGGGGTCGTCGGCGTGGCCATTTCCATCGGCTCCTTTGCCTGCTTCCTGTCCATGTATACCACCATCGCCGAACGAACCAGGGAAATCGGCATCCTGAAATCCCTGGGAGCCCGCAAGGGCTACATCGTCAACCTGGTGATGATGGAAATAGTGGTGCTCTGCCTGACCGGCCTTCTGGCCGGATTCCTGCTGACCTTCCTGGGCCTGCAGGTCCTCCGGTACCTCTATCCCGCTCAGATACTCCTGATACCACCTCTCTGGGTAGCGCTCACGGTCCTCTTCGTCTCCGCCAGCGGGATTATCGGAGGGCTCTATCCGGCCCTCAAGGCGGCGGGCAGCGATCCCGTCAAGGCACTTTCCTACGAATAG
- a CDS encoding sialidase family protein — MHGTATRRQILQGMGALAVGLAYGAPSAVFAGARVHSKRVISMQPRLYHGWPTLARRRNGELLLVCSGGRESHVCPFGRVELMRSRDEGRHWSFPRVLIDGPIDDRDAGVVETAEGSLLVTTFTSIGYADILARAEELESQGKPHWTREKLERWQAIHRRITPAEREIELGSWMIRSTDGGRSWSAPYRCPVNSPHGPIQLSDGRLLYPGKIFWYGPSGQSKGRIGVCESTDDGQSWRWLAEIPTREGDDLDGYHELHGVETTEGTLVAHIRNHNTANERETLQSRSTDGGKTWSVPRALGVWGLPSHLLKLRDGRLVMSYGYRRPPYGNQARVSEDHGRTWSGAITISGDGISSDLGYPSTVELNDGSLLTAWYEVMDNPVPKTPPSQERVQRHLEMASRPDLAVLRQARWTLD, encoded by the coding sequence ATGCACGGCACAGCCACCCGCCGGCAAATACTTCAGGGGATGGGCGCTCTGGCTGTCGGACTGGCCTACGGCGCCCCGTCGGCGGTTTTTGCCGGCGCCCGCGTTCACTCCAAGCGGGTGATCAGCATGCAACCCCGGCTCTATCACGGCTGGCCCACCCTGGCCAGGCGCCGCAACGGCGAACTGCTGCTGGTGTGCTCGGGCGGCCGGGAATCCCATGTCTGCCCCTTCGGCCGGGTGGAGCTGATGCGCTCCCGGGACGAGGGGCGGCACTGGAGTTTTCCGCGGGTGTTGATCGACGGGCCCATCGACGACCGGGATGCAGGCGTGGTGGAAACCGCCGAGGGGTCACTGCTGGTCACCACCTTCACCTCTATCGGCTATGCCGACATCCTGGCCCGGGCCGAAGAGCTGGAATCACAGGGGAAACCCCACTGGACCCGAGAGAAACTGGAGCGCTGGCAGGCCATTCACCGCCGCATCACGCCCGCGGAGCGCGAGATCGAGTTGGGCAGCTGGATGATCCGCTCCACTGACGGCGGCCGGAGCTGGTCAGCTCCCTATCGCTGCCCGGTCAACAGTCCCCACGGCCCCATTCAGCTCTCCGACGGACGGCTGCTCTACCCCGGCAAGATCTTCTGGTACGGCCCCAGCGGCCAATCCAAGGGGCGCATCGGGGTCTGCGAGTCCACCGACGACGGCCAGAGCTGGCGCTGGCTGGCGGAAATCCCGACCCGGGAGGGCGACGACCTGGACGGCTACCACGAGCTGCATGGCGTGGAAACAACCGAAGGAACCCTGGTCGCCCATATCCGCAACCACAACACCGCCAACGAGAGGGAGACGCTGCAGAGCCGATCCACCGACGGAGGGAAGACCTGGTCGGTTCCACGCGCCCTCGGGGTGTGGGGACTGCCGTCCCACCTGCTTAAGCTGCGGGACGGGCGCCTGGTGATGTCTTACGGTTATCGCCGTCCCCCTTATGGAAACCAGGCCCGCGTCAGCGAGGACCACGGCCGCACCTGGTCCGGCGCCATCACCATCTCCGGAGACGGCATCTCCAGCGACCTGGGTTATCCCTCCACGGTCGAGTTGAACGACGGCTCCCTGCTGACGGCCTGGTATGAAGTGATGGACAACCCTGTGCCCAAGACACCGCCTTCCCAGGAACGTGTCCAGCGGCACCTGGAGATGGCCTCCCGCCCGGATCTGGCCGTGCTGCGACAGGCCCGCTGGACCCTCGACTGA
- the nudC gene encoding NAD(+) diphosphatase: protein MPDRFLPAVTPPEDLQAPAWWFAFRGELLLVQVRNGSTSIPLLHHPRDLSLRCLRSQYLGVLDGRHCFSAELHQESRPASGMAFGNLRALYPSLGDRLFALAGRAKQIVDWDRNHQFCGRCGAATVAHERDRSRTCPSCGLESFPRLSPAVIVLIARGEELLLSRSPHFPAGVYSILAGFVEPGETLEEAVEREIAEEVGLRVRDIRYVASQPWPFPNSLMLGFRAEYAGGELNMDPEELEDAGWYRPPDLPGLPSPASIARRLIDEFLREHGHAS, encoded by the coding sequence ATGCCTGACCGATTCCTGCCTGCCGTCACTCCTCCCGAGGACCTTCAGGCACCCGCCTGGTGGTTCGCCTTCCGTGGAGAACTGCTCCTGGTCCAGGTCCGCAACGGCTCCACCTCCATTCCCCTGCTTCACCACCCCCGGGACCTGAGCCTGCGTTGCCTGCGGAGTCAGTACCTGGGGGTTCTGGACGGCAGACACTGTTTCTCGGCTGAATTGCACCAGGAGAGCCGGCCCGCTTCCGGGATGGCCTTCGGCAACCTGCGCGCCCTCTACCCCTCCCTGGGAGACCGGCTCTTCGCCCTGGCGGGCCGGGCCAAGCAGATCGTGGACTGGGACCGGAACCACCAGTTCTGCGGACGGTGCGGCGCGGCCACGGTTGCTCACGAGCGGGACCGCTCGCGGACCTGTCCGAGCTGCGGACTGGAGAGTTTCCCCCGCCTGTCTCCGGCCGTCATCGTGCTCATCGCCCGGGGGGAGGAGTTGCTGCTGAGTCGTTCTCCTCACTTCCCCGCCGGCGTCTACAGCATTCTGGCCGGCTTCGTCGAGCCGGGAGAAACCCTGGAGGAGGCGGTTGAACGGGAAATCGCCGAAGAGGTGGGCCTTCGGGTCAGAGACATCCGTTACGTGGCCAGCCAGCCCTGGCCCTTCCCTAATTCGTTGATGCTGGGCTTTCGGGCGGAATACGCCGGAGGGGAGCTGAACATGGACCCGGAGGAGCTGGAGGACGCCGGCTGGTACCGTCCACCCGACCTGCCCGGGCTCCCCTCTCCCGCCAGCATCGCCCGGCGTTTGATCGACGAATTCCTGCGGGAACACGGCCACGCTTCCTGA
- a CDS encoding aminotransferase class IV, protein MSCRTVYFNGEFVSEQEARVSIFDSALMFGDMVFDMTRTYGQKPFRLKEHLERIYAGLKYLEIDCGLTIEEMEQATLETLERNLAVVDGADVQIMHDVSRGPLPVYRSVFGGAVEPTVSINCWPLWWHLAGNGPLYRSGVHSVIVPQRSVPAYLIDPKVKNRSRLHYQMANLQAHRMDPHAMPLLTDDQGFITEGSGSNFFIVRQGRVLTAKSHNILVGVSRNAVLDLLTAMSVPWSEEDFGAYEVANADEAFHTATTFAVMPCTRINGMQLGDGKPGPLTQKLIAGFSETVGVDIVAQADEYAARVKEMEGSG, encoded by the coding sequence ATGTCCTGCAGAACGGTTTATTTCAATGGAGAGTTTGTCAGCGAACAGGAGGCTCGGGTCTCCATTTTCGATTCGGCCCTCATGTTCGGGGACATGGTGTTCGACATGACCCGGACCTACGGCCAAAAACCCTTCAGGCTCAAGGAGCATCTGGAGCGCATCTATGCCGGGCTCAAGTACCTGGAGATCGATTGCGGCCTGACCATCGAGGAGATGGAGCAGGCTACCCTGGAGACCCTGGAAAGGAACCTGGCCGTGGTGGACGGGGCCGATGTCCAGATCATGCACGACGTTTCCCGAGGGCCGCTCCCCGTATACAGGAGCGTGTTCGGAGGTGCGGTCGAGCCCACCGTCTCCATCAACTGCTGGCCCCTGTGGTGGCACCTGGCCGGCAACGGCCCCCTCTACCGCTCAGGGGTCCACTCGGTGATCGTCCCCCAGAGATCGGTGCCCGCTTACCTGATCGATCCCAAGGTCAAGAACAGAAGCCGCCTCCACTACCAGATGGCCAACCTGCAGGCCCACAGGATGGACCCCCATGCCATGCCCCTGTTGACCGACGATCAGGGCTTCATCACCGAAGGCAGCGGCTCCAACTTCTTCATCGTGCGCCAGGGCCGGGTGCTCACCGCCAAGAGCCACAATATTCTGGTGGGCGTGTCGCGCAACGCCGTCCTGGATCTACTGACCGCCATGTCGGTGCCCTGGTCGGAGGAAGATTTCGGGGCCTACGAAGTCGCCAACGCCGACGAGGCGTTTCACACCGCCACCACCTTCGCCGTCATGCCCTGCACCCGCATCAACGGAATGCAATTGGGCGATGGGAAGCCGGGCCCGCTCACTCAAAAGCTCATTGCGGGCTTCAGCGAGACGGTGGGCGTGGACATCGTGGCTCAAGCCGACGAATATGCCGCGAGAGTCAAGGAGATGGAGGGTTCCGGCTAG
- a CDS encoding SDR family oxidoreductase: MTRPLTVDLEGRTALVTGGGTGIGRAISVGLARCGARVVVNYSRSATEAEATVAEIAALGGQALALRADVTDEDQVRQAVATAVRTYGGLDILMANAGGPTESCPTEDLSSQDWDAGLNLNCKSVFLCVKHAVPHLPDGRGRILITSSISGRSGGGPGTITYTAAKGALNNLVRGWAKEYAPRGITVNAIAPGVIWTRIHQRRTPPELYRGLIQRIPLGRDGQPEDCVGAALFLASADASFITGQIVEVNGGMLMP, translated from the coding sequence ATGACGAGGCCATTGACGGTGGACCTGGAGGGACGCACTGCCCTGGTGACCGGCGGCGGCACCGGGATAGGGCGGGCCATCTCCGTGGGGTTGGCCCGCTGCGGGGCCCGGGTGGTGGTGAACTATTCCCGAAGCGCCACGGAGGCGGAGGCCACCGTGGCCGAAATCGCGGCCCTGGGAGGGCAGGCCCTGGCCCTTCGCGCCGACGTGACCGACGAGGACCAGGTCAGGCAGGCCGTCGCGACCGCGGTGCGGACCTACGGCGGGCTGGACATCCTGATGGCAAACGCCGGGGGCCCTACCGAGAGCTGCCCCACCGAGGACCTGTCCAGCCAGGACTGGGATGCGGGGTTGAACCTGAATTGCAAGTCGGTCTTCCTGTGCGTCAAGCACGCCGTCCCCCACCTGCCGGACGGCCGGGGACGGATCCTCATTACCTCCTCCATCAGCGGCCGCAGCGGCGGCGGTCCCGGGACCATCACCTATACGGCCGCCAAGGGGGCTCTGAACAACCTGGTGCGGGGGTGGGCCAAGGAGTATGCTCCGCGCGGCATTACCGTCAACGCCATCGCTCCGGGCGTCATCTGGACCCGCATCCACCAGCGGCGGACCCCTCCGGAGCTCTACCGGGGCCTGATCCAGCGCATCCCGCTGGGCCGCGACGGCCAGCCGGAAGATTGCGTGGGGGCCGCTCTATTCCTGGCCAGCGCGGACGCTTCCTTCATCACCGGACAAATTGTGGAAGTCAACGGCGGGATGCTGATGCCGTAG
- a CDS encoding aspartate aminotransferase family protein yields the protein MAMSVLDLTPAPTRPVKTRFRRIVTPIPVPQSIDLIRRLREVEPRSMAGMVPIVWHRAQGFQVCDPYGNQWIDLSSGIVMANSGHAHPRVLEAIRRQTDSPLLFTYAYPGQVRQRLLERLVKLAPPGLNKAILFSSGTEANECAITLMRRHGQRISPRKAAILSLEGNYHGRTLAAKAASGGEDRVDGIPRDQLGHFLLPTPGENGFAADLKSRGLDPLDVAGIILESIPGVTTACHPLEYMRELRDWATRHRVLIAVDEIQCGIGRTGKMFAIEHYGMAPDLITCGKGLSSSLPVSAVIGAREVMDLAPPGEMSSTFGGNPVCAAAAEANLELMEEEGLVERAAELGELLEQWLAPVARRHPGSIGQVNGKGLFYSIHLRNPDTGQPWVEMADRVALECVRRGVLLFVTGRGFLKIVPPLTIDREALQEAVEVMAAVLDEELT from the coding sequence ATGGCAATGAGCGTATTGGATCTGACGCCAGCGCCCACCCGCCCGGTGAAGACCCGATTCCGCCGTATCGTCACGCCCATTCCCGTTCCCCAATCCATCGATCTGATCCGGCGCCTGCGGGAGGTGGAGCCGCGGTCCATGGCCGGCATGGTGCCCATAGTCTGGCATCGGGCCCAGGGGTTCCAGGTGTGCGACCCCTACGGCAACCAGTGGATCGACTTGAGCAGCGGCATCGTCATGGCCAACAGCGGCCATGCCCATCCCCGCGTCCTGGAGGCCATCAGGAGACAGACGGATTCGCCGCTGCTGTTCACCTATGCCTACCCGGGACAAGTCCGGCAGCGGCTGCTGGAGCGGTTGGTCAAGCTGGCGCCTCCCGGGTTGAACAAGGCCATCCTGTTTTCATCGGGAACCGAAGCCAACGAGTGCGCCATCACCCTGATGCGGCGGCACGGCCAGCGGATCTCGCCCCGCAAGGCGGCAATTCTGTCGCTGGAGGGGAACTACCACGGGCGGACGCTGGCGGCCAAGGCGGCCAGCGGGGGAGAAGACCGGGTGGACGGCATCCCCCGGGATCAGCTCGGCCATTTTCTGCTTCCCACTCCCGGCGAAAACGGGTTCGCCGCCGATCTGAAGTCCCGCGGCCTGGACCCCTTGGACGTCGCCGGCATCATCCTGGAATCCATTCCAGGCGTCACCACCGCCTGCCATCCCCTGGAATACATGCGGGAGTTGAGGGACTGGGCGACCCGCCATCGGGTGCTGATCGCCGTGGACGAGATCCAGTGCGGGATCGGGCGGACGGGGAAGATGTTCGCCATTGAACACTACGGCATGGCTCCCGACCTGATTACCTGCGGCAAGGGGCTGAGCTCCAGCCTGCCGGTTTCGGCCGTGATCGGGGCCAGGGAGGTGATGGACCTGGCTCCCCCGGGGGAGATGTCCAGCACCTTCGGCGGCAACCCGGTCTGCGCCGCCGCCGCCGAGGCCAACCTGGAATTGATGGAGGAAGAAGGGCTGGTGGAACGGGCGGCGGAGCTGGGAGAACTGCTCGAACAGTGGCTGGCACCGGTCGCGCGGAGGCATCCTGGATCGATCGGCCAGGTCAACGGCAAGGGATTGTTCTATTCCATTCACCTGAGGAATCCGGACACGGGGCAGCCCTGGGTGGAGATGGCCGATCGGGTGGCCCTGGAGTGCGTCCGCCGGGGTGTCCTGCTGTTCGTGACGGGGCGGGGCTTCCTCAAGATCGTGCCTCCGCTGACGATCGACCGGGAGGCCTTGCAGGAGGCCGTGGAGGTGATGGCGGCTGTCCTGGATGAAGAGTTGACCTGA
- a CDS encoding aldo/keto reductase codes for MKLRRLGASGVSVSPICFGTMLFGNPTLEKEATSLMHQAIERGLTFIDTASSYEGYNRSIGSSGGVAEEYLGRILKGKRDQVVLLTKIANALGPGPHQKGGSRIHLQTELENCLRRLQTDCVDILMLHWPDLETPFEESLRTLDLFVRQGKIRYFGVSNYLAWQMCELLWLSDRNALERIIAYEPPYSMLRRDIEISEIGFCKKFGVGITPYQVLHGGWLSGKYRPGETPAGSRLAEAPGWMRPLSSAIWERIDVVKGLAAELGVSLAEYSIGWALRHPEISSVILGIRNQKQLESSIRGAEVEIPQEHLDKIDELFPLAMDLRWDFGGPKVRAWV; via the coding sequence ATGAAACTTAGAAGGCTGGGCGCCAGCGGCGTCTCGGTTTCGCCCATCTGCTTCGGGACCATGCTGTTCGGGAACCCGACCCTGGAGAAGGAGGCCACCAGCCTGATGCACCAGGCCATCGAACGCGGCCTCACCTTCATCGACACGGCCAGCTCCTACGAGGGCTACAACCGCAGCATCGGGAGCTCGGGAGGCGTGGCCGAGGAATACCTGGGAAGAATCCTGAAGGGCAAGCGAGATCAGGTGGTGCTGCTGACCAAGATCGCCAACGCTCTGGGGCCGGGCCCCCACCAGAAGGGCGGATCCAGAATCCACCTCCAGACGGAGCTGGAGAATTGCCTGCGGCGCCTCCAGACCGACTGCGTGGACATCCTGATGCTCCACTGGCCCGACCTGGAGACCCCCTTTGAAGAGAGCCTGCGCACCCTGGATCTGTTCGTGAGACAGGGCAAGATTCGCTATTTCGGCGTCTCAAACTACCTGGCCTGGCAGATGTGCGAGCTGCTCTGGCTGAGCGACCGCAACGCCCTGGAACGGATCATCGCCTACGAACCGCCCTACAGCATGCTGCGCCGCGACATCGAAATCTCCGAAATCGGCTTCTGCAAGAAGTTCGGGGTAGGCATCACCCCCTACCAGGTGCTTCACGGCGGATGGCTGAGCGGCAAGTACCGGCCGGGTGAGACTCCCGCGGGCAGCCGCCTGGCGGAAGCCCCCGGTTGGATGCGTCCGCTTTCCAGCGCCATCTGGGAGAGAATCGACGTGGTCAAGGGCCTGGCGGCAGAACTGGGCGTCAGCCTGGCCGAATACTCCATCGGCTGGGCCCTGAGGCATCCCGAGATCAGCTCGGTGATCCTGGGCATTCGCAATCAGAAACAGCTCGAAAGCTCGATCCGCGGGGCCGAGGTGGAAATCCCCCAGGAGCACCTGGACAAGATCGACGAGCTCTTCCCGCTGGCCATGGACCTGCGATGGGACTTCGGGGGGCCCAAGGTAAGAGCTTGGGTGTAA
- a CDS encoding NAD/NADP octopine/nopaline dehydrogenase family protein, with protein sequence MPKTSVTILGGGNTAFSTAASLTLRGFEVTLFEIEGFEASLDPVLDASIIHLLGAHGEGPARIRCLTTDIEEALAASELVLLIVPAYAHKPFAEVCAPHLDSRHTVVLMPGTLGALEWSHILRRRGGARATLAEVDTAPYVCRKTAPDTATIWGTVSGLGVGVLPASETSRVREALEPLFPGMQIYPDVMACGLAAMNPVVHPAGVLLNAGRVEYSKGDFYFYEEGVTPSVVKVIQQVDEERRAVAEALGYELCPVAEAFHQAGFGPRGDLWAAINGSWMLTRLKAPGTLESRWLTEDIPYGLAAWASVGSQFGVPTPTMRSLVDIGSIVMGFDAWKEGRGVDRLGISGMSKEGLQAFLKTAST encoded by the coding sequence ATGCCAAAAACGTCCGTCACCATACTGGGAGGAGGCAATACCGCCTTCTCGACCGCCGCCAGCCTCACCCTGCGCGGGTTCGAGGTGACCCTGTTCGAGATCGAGGGGTTTGAAGCCAGCCTGGATCCCGTCCTAGACGCAAGCATCATCCACCTGTTGGGAGCACACGGCGAGGGTCCCGCCAGGATCCGGTGTCTGACAACCGACATCGAGGAGGCCCTGGCGGCGTCCGAACTGGTTCTCCTGATCGTCCCGGCCTACGCCCACAAGCCCTTCGCGGAAGTGTGCGCACCCCACCTCGACTCCCGCCACACCGTGGTGCTGATGCCGGGCACCCTGGGGGCGCTGGAATGGTCGCACATCCTGCGCCGGCGGGGTGGAGCCCGGGCCACCCTGGCCGAGGTGGACACCGCGCCTTATGTCTGCCGCAAGACGGCTCCCGACACGGCCACCATTTGGGGTACGGTAAGCGGTCTGGGAGTGGGCGTGCTGCCGGCGTCGGAAACTTCCAGGGTCCGAGAGGCGCTGGAGCCGCTCTTCCCCGGCATGCAGATCTATCCCGATGTGATGGCTTGCGGTCTGGCCGCCATGAATCCCGTGGTCCATCCCGCCGGCGTGCTCCTCAATGCCGGCAGAGTGGAGTACTCCAAGGGGGATTTCTACTTCTATGAAGAGGGCGTCACGCCCTCGGTGGTCAAGGTCATTCAGCAGGTGGATGAGGAGCGCCGCGCGGTGGCCGAAGCCTTGGGCTATGAACTCTGCCCGGTGGCGGAGGCCTTCCACCAGGCCGGCTTCGGACCCCGGGGCGACCTGTGGGCCGCCATCAACGGAAGCTGGATGCTGACCCGCCTGAAGGCGCCCGGGACCCTGGAGAGCCGCTGGCTGACCGAAGACATCCCCTACGGCCTGGCCGCCTGGGCCTCGGTGGGAAGCCAGTTCGGGGTGCCGACACCCACCATGCGCAGCCTGGTCGACATCGGATCCATCGTCATGGGTTTCGACGCCTGGAAAGAGGGCCGCGGGGTCGACCGACTGGGGATCTCGGGGATGAGCAAGGAGGGGCTGCAGGCGTTTCTGAAAACTGCTTCCACGTAG